Proteins encoded within one genomic window of Candidatus Poribacteria bacterium:
- a CDS encoding amidohydrolase/deacetylase family metallohydrolase, which translates to MQFDLLIRGGDVVDPGGGHSGKFDVAVKRNRIAAVDANIPAESAVQVIDASGQYVTPGLVDLHTHIFYGIGYYGVHADTVAARSGVTTWLDVGSSGGYNFPGFREYIVTPAQARIYALINISSIGLTTRSGELTNLDYCDIDLCCKMINLNRDIALGVKARIDQGQTGGTVVPLTYAREAADRCELPLMVHIGGGPPGIVDVLKHMKPNDILTHCFTGGDMRIIDDSGKLRDEAKQAWDSGVVMDIGHGAGSFSFETAEALMSVGHKPDVISSDIHQNSIGGPMFDMPTCLSKFMALGMSFAEVIQASTERPAQVMGLQDEIGTLKAGALADIALFRIESGDFTFYDVRMNPRKGTQLVRNTLTLVNGRELPIVAEKSPAPWFELSDGQRQLIERNHTPEAFDPKLGQ; encoded by the coding sequence ATGCAGTTTGACTTGTTAATCAGAGGTGGTGATGTTGTAGATCCAGGTGGTGGTCACAGTGGCAAGTTTGATGTTGCGGTTAAGCGCAATCGTATTGCAGCCGTTGATGCCAATATTCCCGCAGAATCTGCTGTTCAGGTTATTGATGCTAGCGGTCAATATGTAACGCCGGGGTTGGTCGATCTCCATACCCATATCTTCTACGGTATTGGCTATTACGGTGTCCATGCAGATACGGTGGCGGCGCGCAGCGGTGTAACCACTTGGCTCGATGTGGGATCTTCGGGCGGGTACAACTTCCCCGGTTTCCGCGAGTACATCGTTACGCCCGCTCAAGCACGCATTTATGCGTTAATCAATATTTCATCAATCGGCTTGACAACGCGGTCCGGAGAACTCACCAACTTGGATTACTGCGATATCGATCTCTGCTGCAAAATGATAAATCTGAACCGGGATATAGCGTTGGGCGTAAAAGCACGTATAGATCAAGGTCAAACTGGCGGCACAGTCGTTCCACTGACATACGCACGGGAGGCAGCAGATCGCTGCGAACTCCCACTGATGGTTCATATCGGCGGTGGACCACCGGGGATTGTTGATGTCCTGAAGCATATGAAACCCAACGACATACTGACCCACTGCTTTACCGGCGGAGACATGCGCATCATCGACGATTCAGGCAAGCTGCGCGATGAAGCAAAACAAGCTTGGGACAGTGGTGTCGTTATGGACATCGGTCATGGAGCGGGTTCTTTCTCCTTTGAAACCGCAGAAGCGCTGATGAGTGTGGGCCATAAGCCGGATGTCATTTCGTCCGATATCCACCAAAACAGTATTGGCGGTCCTATGTTTGACATGCCGACCTGCTTGAGCAAGTTTATGGCGTTGGGGATGAGTTTTGCAGAGGTGATACAGGCGTCAACCGAACGGCCCGCCCAAGTAATGGGGCTGCAAGACGAAATCGGGACGCTCAAAGCGGGTGCATTGGCGGATATAGCGCTCTTCCGCATTGAATCAGGAGATTTTACCTTTTATGATGTCCGGATGAACCCACGAAAGGGTACGCAGTTGGTGCGCAACACCTTGACCCTTGTCAACGGGCGTGAATTACCTATCGTAGCCGAGAAATCACCGGCGCCGTGGTTTGAATTGAGCGATGGTCAGCGC
- a CDS encoding dehydrogenase, with product KALTDAGVLFCFAPDAVRRPMACTIITFILALAMRLMAKDKITRQGRWSEQNDYRGEGLMGKTLGSIGVGNIGHEVFVLAQPFGMRHLGCDPYIKQADVDDVGVQLVDMDTLLAESDFVSISVPLNEETRHLVGERELRKMKSTAYLISTSRGPVVDEAALIQALQEGWIRGAGIDVFEQEPVDPDNPILGMDNVVVSPHSLCHTDEYYKLAWSGKLRQAVQILRGEIPEELVNREVLDRPVFQTKFKKFQVS from the coding sequence AAGGCGTTAACCGACGCGGGAGTTCTGTTCTGCTTTGCGCCCGATGCCGTCCGCCGTCCTATGGCTTGCACCATCATAACCTTCATCTTAGCGCTTGCGATGAGATTGATGGCAAAGGACAAAATCACCCGTCAGGGACGCTGGTCAGAGCAGAATGACTATCGCGGTGAAGGTTTAATGGGCAAAACGCTCGGATCCATCGGCGTCGGCAACATCGGTCATGAGGTGTTTGTATTGGCACAGCCGTTTGGCATGCGTCATCTGGGCTGCGATCCCTACATAAAGCAGGCGGATGTAGACGATGTGGGCGTGCAATTAGTGGACATGGACACGCTGCTAGCAGAGTCGGACTTCGTGAGTATCAGTGTGCCATTGAACGAGGAAACGCGACATCTCGTTGGAGAGCGCGAGTTGCGCAAGATGAAATCAACTGCTTATCTGATAAGTACCTCACGGGGACCTGTAGTTGATGAAGCAGCACTGATTCAAGCATTGCAGGAGGGCTGGATTCGAGGAGCAGGAATTGATGTTTTCGAGCAGGAACCCGTCGATCCTGACAATCCGATTCTCGGTATGGACAATGTGGTAGTATCCCCCCACTCACTGTGTCATACCGATGAATACTACAAACTTGCTTGGAGCGGTAAACTCCGACAGGCAGTGCAAATTCTCCGGGGTGAAATTCCCGAAGAATTAGTTAACAGGGAAGTTCTTGACAGACCAGTGTTTCAGACAAAGTTCAAGAAGTTCCAGGTATCCTAG